TATTTTAAGTTAATCTTTATACATTCTTTTTTGAGAATATTTATTGTCACTTTTGAAGATGAAAGTAATTTTTTTATACCCTCTCCATTTACACGCTTAAAAGGATCGATAGTTCCTATGACAACATGTTGAATTTTATGTTTTTTAATTAAATTAACACATGGTGGTGTTTTTCCATAGTGAGAACATGGTTCTAAATTAACATATAATGTGCATTGAGATAAAATTTGCTTGTCTTTAACATTATTAATTGCATTAACTTCTGCATGAGGACCACCATACTTTTTATGAAAACCTTCGGATACTATTATACCATTATTTACAATTACACATCCAACTAAGGGATTTGATTTGGTTTTGCCTAAACCTAGTTTTGCTAGTATTAAGCATTTTTTCATAAATTTTTCATGTATTTTCACATTTCAAAAATAAATTTTTTATCTCAATAATAATGTCTAATATTCACTTAGTTAAATCAAATTTTATAAAATCCTTGAGTGACATAATGTCTATAAGCGAAATTAAATCAATATGGGACAACTGGGTATTAAATGAAATTTTAGGAATTTCACAAATCGATTTTATTATTAATCAAATTAATTATGTAAAAAAAAGAGATGAGTTGAAAATAGAAAAGTTAATCTCTCATTTATTAAAAAATAGACCAATTCAATATTTTTTTGGATACTCATATTTTAAAGATTTAAAAATTTCAGTTGATTCTCATGTTTTAATCCCAAGGGTTGAAACAGAAGAGCTAGTTGATATTGTAATATCTAAATTAACAAGTAAAAATCTTATTGGCATCGATATAGGAACAGGCTCAGGATGTATTCCTATTCTATTAAAGAAAAATCTAGATACAGTATTATATAGCGTTGATTTTTCTCAAAATGCGATACGAAGAGCAAAAATTAATGCCAATAAACATAATGTTAGCATTAATTTCCGATTATTAGACATATTGAATTGTGATGACTTTGATTTGTTACCAAATTTTGATTTTATTGTAAGTAATCCCCCATATGTTTTAAAATCTGAGGTTTTACCATCTTCAAATATTCATGCTGAACCTAAATCTGCTATTTTTGTACCTGAAGATAATCCTTTGATTTTTTATAAAGCTATATGTCAATTTGCTAAAAAAAAAATAAAAGATTCTGGAATAATGTTCTTTGAAATAAATCCTATTTTACATAAATGTTTGATTTCCTTATTTAGAGAATTCAATTATAAAAATATTGAAACTCGTAAAGATTTTTTTGGTAAAAAAAGATTTATAATTGTATCTTAAAATAATAAATTAGACATGTCTATAAAAGAAAGAATAGAATATCTAAGAAATGAGCTAAATCATCATAATTATCTATACTATATTCTAGATAAACCGAGGATATCAGATATTGAATTTGATAGACTTATGTCAGAGTTAGCAACTTTAGAAAATAGATATCCTAATTTTAGTGACCCATTATCTCCAACTAAAAGAGTTGGAGGTAATACAGTTTCAACTTTTAAATCTGTCAAGCATTCATTTCCAATGCTATCTTTAGATAACACATATACAAATTCTGATTTAAATAAATTTGATCAAAAGAATAAAAAATTATTATCCAAGGACAATCTAAAATATAGTTGTGAATTAAAATATGATGGCGTAGCAATCTCAGTAATTTATAAAAATGGTAAATTATTTCAAGCCATCACAAGAGGAGATGGTGTTTTTGGTGATGATGTGACAGAAAATATTAAAACTATAAAATCAATTCCATTGAAGTTATTTGGGGAGTTTCCTGAATTACTAGAAATGAGAGGTGAAATTTTTATTAAAAAGAAACAATTTGAAGCAATTAATTTAAACAGATTGAGACAAAAAGAGAAACTAACAAAATTATTCAATAATGAAATTCAATCTCCAATAAGTCAAGATGGTCGAATTAAAGTTGAAAAAAAGTATAATTCAGATATTAAAAAACTTGATCCATTTTCTAATCCGCGAAATTTTGCTTCCGGAAGCTTAAAGTTACTAGACAGTTCTAAGGTCGCAAAAAGAAATTTAACGTGTATTTTTTATTCTATTCATGCAGAAAAATTACCATTTATTAGTCATATAGAAAATTTAAGAGCATCTAAAAATTGGGGTTTTCAAATTCCTGAAAAATTTATTTTAGCAAATAATATTTCTGAAGTACTAAATTTTGTACATCAAACCGAATTAGTTAGAAATTCTTTACCTTTTGAAATAGACGGTATTGTTATTAAAGTAAATAATTTAAATGATCAAAAGATTTTAGGTCATACAGCAAAATCTCCCAGGTGGGCAATATCTTTTAAGTTTAAAGCTTATCAAGCCTATACCATCTTAGAAGACGTAAAATTCCAAATCGGAAGAACTGGCTCTATAACTCC
This is a stretch of genomic DNA from Flavobacteriales bacterium TMED191. It encodes these proteins:
- a CDS encoding HemK family protein methyltransferase, encoding MSNIHLVKSNFIKSLSDIMSISEIKSIWDNWVLNEILGISQIDFIINQINYVKKRDELKIEKLISHLLKNRPIQYFFGYSYFKDLKISVDSHVLIPRVETEELVDIVISKLTSKNLIGIDIGTGSGCIPILLKKNLDTVLYSVDFSQNAIRRAKINANKHNVSINFRLLDILNCDDFDLLPNFDFIVSNPPYVLKSEVLPSSNIHAEPKSAIFVPEDNPLIFYKAICQFAKKKIKDSGIMFFEINPILHKCLISLFREFNYKNIETRKDFFGKKRFIIVS
- the ligA gene encoding NAD-dependent DNA ligase LigA, with the protein product MSIKERIEYLRNELNHHNYLYYILDKPRISDIEFDRLMSELATLENRYPNFSDPLSPTKRVGGNTVSTFKSVKHSFPMLSLDNTYTNSDLNKFDQKNKKLLSKDNLKYSCELKYDGVAISVIYKNGKLFQAITRGDGVFGDDVTENIKTIKSIPLKLFGEFPELLEMRGEIFIKKKQFEAINLNRLRQKEKLTKLFNNEIQSPISQDGRIKVEKKYNSDIKKLDPFSNPRNFASGSLKLLDSSKVAKRNLTCIFYSIHAEKLPFISHIENLRASKNWGFQIPEKFILANNISEVLNFVHQTELVRNSLPFEIDGIVIKVNNLNDQKILGHTAKSPRWAISFKFKAYQAYTILEDVKFQIGRTGSITPVAYFKPVAVAGSIIKRASLHNESFINNLDLKIGDRVIIEKGGDVIPKVVAVDKSKRDLLCQSIEFISHCPSCNSKLVKPINEANHYCFNSDNCMPQKINQIEHFISRDAMNISSLGTKTIELLFNEKIINCIQDLYKLKLDDFSNLKGFGVESNSFKKAQNIIDSIEKSKLESFEKVLFGLGIRHVGKTVSKKLVNSFKTIHNLLLAKKEKLLEIDEIGEKIADSLILFFQSYKNRIMIDELISYGLKFKILETQNESNLLLNLNFVITGTFQLSRKNLKLLIEKNGGFISSSLSKNTNFLVTGENFGPKKYEKAIDLNITMISESELLKMIK